Sequence from the Bacteroidales bacterium genome:
CAGTTCGGGACTGATAATTTCTTTTACCGTAAAATATTCTTCCCGTTTTTCGCTGCTTTCGGCGTCTATTTTTGAGCCGAATTGCAGTGTTTTTACATCAATTTTCCTGTCTAATTTATGCGTATCAATAAATTGATAAGGTAATTCGCCAATTTTTTTCTCAAAATCAATTTTGATTTCGGGCTGTTTAATTATTTCAATTTTCACTCCGTTAAAAGCATCGCCTGTGCCGATTTTTCCTTTGATAAGCGGAATAAATTCGGGATTAATTTCGTATCCGACAGAATTTCTGCCTAATTTTCCGGCAACGGATGCCGTCGTTCCGCTACCCATAAACGGGTCTAAAACCGTTTCGCTGGAAAATGAAAACATCTTAATCAAACGTGCCGGCAACTCTTCGGGAAACATTGCCAGGTGCCTGTCCTGCTTTACGCCGTTGAAGTACCAGTGTCCGTTGAAATAAGTGTTCCATTCTTCGTTGGTCATTGCCGATTGCGCCTTTTGTTCGACTGTCGGTTTTGGAGCATTGCCCTGCTTTTTGAACAGCAGGATATATTCAAAATCCAGCTTCACAATGCCGTTGCGCGGATGCGGAAAACTGCCCATGACCGCTCCTCCGCCTGTGGTGTTCATCGTGGTAGTCTTTTG
This genomic interval carries:
- a CDS encoding thermonuclease family protein, with protein sequence QKTTTMNTTGGGAVMGSFPHPRNGIVKLDFEYILLFKKQGNAPKPTVEQKAQSAMTNEEWNTYFNGHWYFNGVKQDRHLAMFPEELPARLIKMFSFSSETVLDPFMGSGTTASVAGKLGRNSVGYEINPEFIPLIKGKIGTGDAFNGVKIEIIKQPEIKIDFEKKIGELPYQFIDTHKLDRKIDVKTLQFGSKIDAESSEKREEYFTVKEIISPELLKLNNGLTVRLIGIKQNPAINGKATEYLREKLKGKKVFLRYDEVKHDSNNRLMLYLYLENRTFINAHLLKEGLAEVDGVAEFKYKDKFKTLLIN